In Ursus arctos isolate Adak ecotype North America unplaced genomic scaffold, UrsArc2.0 scaffold_2, whole genome shotgun sequence, the genomic stretch ATCACCTCAGGAGAGTATAGGAATATTCCACCAATGCTGTTGGTGCTCAAAACACCCTTACAATCCTGCTTTGGGAATTCCCTCCGGGGCCTATGCAAATTGTTTCAATTATCCTCAATCGCAGGTATATTTGTAAATCCTGGAGCACGATAGCGGGTGTAGAAAACGTTTGCTCAAATGGGGGATATTTTGCAGAGATTAGCGGGGGAGTGCCACGGTGAATAACAATACCCTGTGTGTCTTCGATCTGGCCCTGAAgacagccctcagggaggagacTCACAACACCGTGGGGCAGAGACCCCAGAGACAGGAAAGGGAGGGCTTGGAAGCTCAGAGGGCCCATCTCCGTAGATAAGTTCTGGAAGAACCAGTCGCTTCGGTCTGTGGTCATTTCAAGAAAACAGTCCTGCTGCGGCTGAGCCCCTCGTTACCCAGAGCTCTAGGCTCACTTAGCATGCAGCCACCTCCCGGTCCTGCTCCCACATGGCCcacccctgggctctgctctcacCTCTGAGCCTTCCTGGGGGAGCAAGTCCGCTTGGCGGAGAACATGCAGGGAAGACGGAGCTCCGCGGCCAAAGGGAGTTCCAGCGCTCGGTCCCCACCCCATATAAGGCCACGACATGTTTGGCTTGGACTCTGTAGTGTGCGAAGAACATTTCGAACCAGTTGCCAACAGCTAAAAATCTAAAAGATTTCACATTAAAGTCTGGATGTCCAGCTTTTCTTGAAAAGGCAGAAGCTCTGGAAACAGCAGACCGGTATCCCTGAAGGGCCGTGATGGCCTGAGTCTGTAGGTCAGCTGCCCCTTTAATAATAAGAGCAAGGATGTGCTAGCGTTTTCCATGTGCCAGGAACTCTTCCAAACCCTCTACACGTACTCCTACACTTACTCCCCCAGAAAGCATATCATGTAGACATTATGAGTATCCCCATTTCATATGCTAGGGAAGGAAGGCACGAAGAGATCAGGTAACTTGCCCAAACTTCGCGCGCAGAGTAGCGAGGCTGGGATTTGCGCCGAGTCTAAGGCTGAGTCGCTACCTTTGGCCACTGTGCTATATTGCTTCTCCATGGGCTCTGAGGCAGCAGGTGCTCTCCAGTTTATAATACACCCCCCTacagactccccattgaacaCCCACACTGTGGCCAGAAGCCAGGAGCAACTTATCATCGCATTGACACTGCTGCTTTCTTTACACTTAGCCCACTTTGCTCACACCTGCCTAGGATCTAAAGCTCTGCAGTTAGGGACCCCCGACTTAGAGATTTTCTCCAAGGTGAAGAGCTGAGCGAAGGGGCTATCAGATAGTGGTACTGGGTGGGGAAGTAGAAAGGCTTCGCCCATATTTCTGCTTCCGTCCTGTCACTGGCTTTCTCTTCTTGCTTATAGCCCTCCCAAGCGGGCAATGCCCTGTGGCTGCACAGAGACCATACCCCTGCCAACGGCTACGCAGTGGGCATCTATGACAATGCCGCGGGGCTCCAGATATGTGGGGACCTCTCTCCCTCAGCAAACTATGTCAATGTCAGAGCAGCCAGAGACTGCCTGAGCATTTCTTCAGAGGATTCGAGAGACTACATCAATGTCCCCACAGCAGAGGAGATTGCTAAGGCTCTAGCTTCTACCAACAGCACCCCGGTGAACCTCTTTGCCCTCCCAAGTGCCCAGGAGCTGGAGCTTACTGAGGAAAAAGACAAGGGCTATGGGAATGCCAGTGAGCACACCAGTTTTTGGTCTCCAAAATCTGAGAGTGATGATCCACTCAATGACGACGAAGACTCTTCTGAGACCTCAAATGACTATGTCAATATGGCAGGATTGACCCTTGAGACCGTCCAGAGGAAGCAGCCCTGGATGGCTTTCCAGTGCTACAGAGATTATGAAAATGTCCCTTCAGTACCCACCAATGGAAACCAGCAGCAGGTGGAGGAGGAAGTGACATCCTCAAACACAGACCAGGAAGAAGGCATGACGGATGGTCCAGGCACCCACATCCAATTTGTCATGCAATCAGGGAGGTTCCTGGCTCTAGGGGAACATGTGACCTGTCAGCCGTCTGCGCAGAGTGAGACTAGTCCGATAAAAC encodes the following:
- the LAX1 gene encoding lymphocyte transmembrane adapter 1; this translates as MTTDVITPTLSEIRGRTSEARTLQVTDGSLDREKDQSNAIFSGFAGFLAILLTTVIFYSLWSWSKWKKQRQVPYFRVTVLPLLSLSGPRQGAKNIYDSLPQRQEVLGRRQSRSNRIFSTESLLSRNSDSLPSEPVPSQAGNALWLHRDHTPANGYAVGIYDNAAGLQICGDLSPSANYVNVRAARDCLSISSEDSRDYINVPTAEEIAKALASTNSTPVNLFALPSAQELELTEEKDKGYGNASEHTSFWSPKSESDDPLNDDEDSSETSNDYVNMAGLTLETVQRKQPWMAFQCYRDYENVPSVPTNGNQQQVEEEVTSSNTDQEEGMTDGPGTHIQFVMQSGRFLALGEHVTCQPSAQSETSPIKHGGEMSNDTSSDYENVLAVESGDMGSEQGPDT